TCGGATGTTCCTGGGATTGTTCGTATTCGACTTCCATCCTAAAGCTTTCTAGCTTATCAATCACCTTCATTTTTCTAAGCAGAGAAACAACATCCATTCCTGTGCAGCCCATTAGCGAATACAGAATTAGTTCCTTAGGTCTTGGACCTGCGTCTCGACCACCAACCGAAGGATCAGAATCGATTATCAAATCATGTCCTGACAGGGTTTTCGAATAAAAAAGCATGCCAGAATAGTAATCCATACGTGCTATTGCCATCAAAATACACCT
The DNA window shown above is from Fervidobacterium changbaicum and carries:
- a CDS encoding OsmC family protein; amino-acid sequence: MAIARMDYYSGMLFYSKTLSGHDLIIDSDPSVGGRDAGPRPKELILYSLMGCTGMDVVSLLRKMKVIDKLESFRMEVEYEQSQEHPKVYTKIHLKYFFKFNGEPPKEQVEKAVNLSQDKYCGVSAMLKKAVPEFTWEIIYE